In Streptococcus dysgalactiae subsp. dysgalactiae, the following are encoded in one genomic region:
- a CDS encoding isoprenylcysteine carboxyl methyltransferase family protein — protein MIIFLVMLAMFTIRLVFLKKSIKNEKAILAKGGQEFGVQNTKFLTLLHIMIYVFAVIEALLKQIKFDGISLLGLLLMLFSISILYEVTRILGDIWTVKLMLAKDHKYVDHWLFKTVKHPNYFLNIAPELVGIALLCHAQITAMLLFPCYVIVIYLRIREENKLLAEVIIPNGTQTKA, from the coding sequence GTGATCATCTTTTTAGTGATGTTAGCGATGTTTACTATTCGATTAGTATTCTTAAAAAAATCCATTAAAAACGAAAAAGCCATTTTAGCCAAGGGAGGACAAGAATTTGGTGTCCAAAATACAAAATTCTTGACCTTACTTCATATCATGATTTATGTTTTTGCGGTGATAGAAGCCCTTCTTAAACAAATTAAGTTTGATGGCATCAGTTTGTTAGGTCTCTTGCTCATGCTGTTTTCAATATCTATTTTGTATGAAGTGACACGTATCTTAGGTGACATCTGGACTGTTAAGTTAATGTTGGCCAAAGACCATAAATATGTTGACCACTGGTTATTCAAGACAGTTAAGCATCCTAACTATTTCTTGAATATCGCTCCAGAGCTCGTGGGGATTGCTTTGCTTTGCCACGCGCAAATCACAGCTATGTTGCTTTTCCCGTGCTATGTGATTGTGATTTACCTCCGTATTCGTGAAGAAAATAAGTTATTGGCAGAAGTGATTATCCCAAACGGTACTCAGACCAAAGCTTAA
- a CDS encoding NAD(P)/FAD-dependent oxidoreductase: MTSRTKTIHIIGASFAGQAFVDKYQSLNPDCQLIVIDKEKAPNYIPNGLNQLLRGDIGNLSEAMWQSPYQDPPSQHKFIEAEVLAIQSSSNLLILKDSQGRIFEEPYETLVCAMGATPESHYMEVQPSRRILVTKYYHDSQSSLDLIENSQKILVIGAGLIGLDLAYSLSLRGKDVVLLEAADRPDVYQTDAEMIAPIMSDMSARQVTFIKNTRVTAIQEVDEAIVAQTEQGELFQGDLAILAINFRPNSHLLEGQVSCALDKTILVTEHLQTSQENIYAIGDLIPSYFGVLGMAYYTPLINQAIKTGQALALHLAGYPIPPLQTVKVFGSHHFGYYRASVGLTEEEAELYMDTCSYLYQFGYSEDLFWLKLIARKEDGVLVGAQLLSKSNTLLLANQLGQAVALKLTDDHLAFQDFLFLQGHSDAAYHLHEACLKLFEKRHSHED, encoded by the coding sequence ATGACATCAAGAACGAAAACAATACATATTATTGGGGCTTCCTTTGCTGGACAGGCTTTTGTGGACAAATACCAATCTCTCAACCCCGATTGCCAGTTGATTGTGATTGATAAGGAAAAAGCACCGAACTATATTCCCAATGGGCTTAATCAACTATTGAGAGGAGATATCGGCAACTTATCTGAAGCCATGTGGCAAAGTCCTTATCAGGATCCGCCTTCTCAACATAAATTTATTGAGGCAGAAGTGCTGGCAATTCAGTCGTCTTCAAATCTCTTGATTCTCAAAGATAGCCAAGGACGGATTTTTGAAGAACCGTATGAGACTTTGGTTTGTGCGATGGGGGCGACCCCTGAGTCTCATTATATGGAGGTTCAACCCAGTCGTAGGATTTTGGTAACCAAATATTATCATGATAGCCAGAGCAGTTTAGACCTGATTGAGAACAGCCAGAAAATCTTGGTTATTGGTGCGGGCTTAATTGGGCTCGATCTTGCTTATAGTTTGTCGCTGCGAGGAAAAGATGTTGTCCTTCTTGAGGCGGCTGACCGTCCAGATGTCTACCAGACAGACGCAGAGATGATTGCTCCTATTATGAGCGATATGTCTGCTAGGCAGGTCACTTTTATCAAGAATACTCGGGTGACAGCCATCCAAGAAGTGGATGAGGCAATTGTAGCCCAAACAGAACAAGGGGAATTGTTTCAAGGAGATTTGGCAATTTTGGCGATTAACTTTAGACCAAATAGTCATCTCTTAGAAGGTCAAGTGTCTTGTGCCTTGGACAAAACCATTTTGGTGACCGAACATTTACAGACCAGTCAGGAGAACATCTATGCCATTGGAGATTTAATTCCTTCCTATTTTGGTGTTCTCGGAATGGCATACTACACGCCTTTGATTAACCAGGCCATAAAAACAGGACAAGCTCTGGCACTTCATTTGGCGGGCTACCCTATTCCGCCACTCCAAACGGTTAAGGTGTTTGGGAGCCATCATTTTGGGTATTATCGTGCTAGTGTTGGATTAACCGAGGAAGAAGCAGAACTGTACATGGATACTTGTAGTTACTTGTACCAATTCGGCTACTCAGAAGATCTTTTCTGGCTGAAATTAATAGCTCGGAAAGAGGATGGGGTTCTAGTTGGTGCTCAGCTCTTGTCCAAGTCCAATACTTTGCTGCTGGCTAATCAATTAGGCCAAGCAGTAGCCCTGAAATTAACTGATGATCATCTTGCTTTTCAAGATTTTCTCTTTTTACAAGGTCACAGTGATGCCGCCTATCATCTTCATGAAGCTTGTCTAAAACTCTTTGAAAAGAGGCATAGTCATGAAGATTGA
- a CDS encoding PepSY domain-containing protein — MTIKKFSLLAIASLSLLSLAACDMDDKDDHMHNQPKTSQTSKKVKLSEDKAKSIAFKDASVSEADAQMVTVSQENEDGMAVYDVEFHHKDQEYSYTIDANTGDIVEKSSEPINE; from the coding sequence ATGACAATTAAAAAATTCTCTCTCTTAGCCATAGCCAGCCTCTCTTTACTTAGCCTTGCTGCTTGTGACATGGATGATAAAGATGATCACATGCATAATCAACCAAAAACAAGCCAAACTAGCAAGAAAGTTAAACTTTCAGAAGACAAAGCAAAATCAATTGCCTTTAAGGATGCTTCTGTGTCAGAAGCAGATGCTCAAATGGTAACCGTTAGTCAAGAAAATGAAGATGGCATGGCAGTCTATGACGTTGAATTCCATCATAAAGATCAGGAATACAGCTACACTATTGATGCTAACACAGGTGACATTGTGGAAAAATCCTCTGAACCGATTAATGAGTAG
- a CDS encoding aldo/keto reductase, whose translation MVTTVKMTSGYDIPVLGFGTYQAANGEEAYQATLAAIKAGYRHIDTAAIYKNEESVGRAIKDSGIPREELFVTTKLWNDAHSYEGAKEALTGSLDRLGLDYVDLYLIHWPNPKALRDSWQDANAEAWSYMEEAVAEGLVRSIGVSNFMVHHLEALSKTATISPAVNQIRLAPGCFQEEVVNYCKQKGILLEAWSPLGQGEIFDNKTMQELADKYNKTVAQIALAWSLSEGFIPLPKSVHEDRIKENMAIFDVSLTQEDKDSIRHLSGMSEVPNPDTTNF comes from the coding sequence ATGGTAACAACAGTAAAAATGACTAGTGGTTATGATATTCCGGTTTTAGGATTTGGAACTTACCAGGCTGCTAATGGCGAAGAAGCTTATCAAGCTACCTTAGCAGCTATTAAAGCAGGCTATCGTCATATCGATACAGCAGCTATCTATAAAAACGAAGAAAGTGTCGGAAGAGCCATTAAAGATTCAGGGATTCCTCGGGAAGAGTTATTTGTTACAACTAAACTCTGGAATGATGCCCATAGTTATGAAGGGGCTAAAGAAGCCTTGACTGGCTCTCTTGATCGCCTAGGTCTGGACTATGTGGATCTCTATCTCATCCATTGGCCAAATCCAAAAGCCCTACGTGATTCTTGGCAAGATGCAAATGCTGAAGCTTGGAGTTATATGGAAGAAGCTGTTGCAGAAGGCTTAGTTCGCTCAATCGGTGTCAGTAATTTTATGGTGCATCATCTCGAAGCACTTAGTAAGACTGCTACCATAAGTCCTGCTGTGAACCAAATTCGTTTGGCACCAGGATGCTTCCAAGAAGAAGTGGTTAACTACTGTAAGCAGAAAGGAATTCTACTAGAAGCTTGGAGTCCACTAGGACAAGGGGAAATTTTTGATAATAAGACCATGCAGGAGTTGGCTGATAAATATAATAAAACGGTGGCACAAATTGCCTTAGCCTGGTCCCTATCGGAAGGGTTTATTCCCCTCCCTAAATCCGTTCATGAAGATCGCATCAAGGAAAATATGGCTATTTTTGATGTGAGCTTGACACAGGAAGATAAAGATAGCATTCGTCATCTATCAGGGATGTCAGAGGTCCCAAATCCTGATACGACTAACTTTTAG
- the glpO gene encoding type 1 glycerol-3-phosphate oxidase has protein sequence MEFSKETRRLALQKMQERDLDLLIIGGGITGAGVALQAAASGLDTGLIEMQDFAEGTSSRSTKLVHGGLRYLKQFDVEVVSDTVSERAVVQQIAPHIPKPDPMLLPVYDEPGSTFSMFRLKVAMDLYDLLAGVSNTPAANKVLTKEEVLKREPDLKQEGLLGGGVYLDFRNNDARLVIENIKRANRDGALIASHVKAEDFLLDDKGNIIGVKARDLLTGQEIIIKAKLVINTTGPWSDEIRQFSHKGQPIHQMRPTKGVHLVVDRQKLPVSQPVYVDTGLNDGRMVFVLPREEKTYFGTTDTDYTGDLQHPQVTQEDVDYLLEIVNDRFPNANVTINDIESSWAGLRPLLSGNSASDYNGGNSGKLSDDSFDHLIDTVKAYINHEDSREAVEKAIKQVETSTSEKELDPSAVSRGSSFERDENGLFTLAGGKITDYRKMAEGALKVIIQVLKEDFGKSFKLINSTTYPVSGGEINPANVDSELEAYAQLGTLSGLSMDDARYLANLYGSNAPKVFALTRQLKAAEGLSLAETLSLHYAMDYEMALKPTDYFLRRTNHLLFMRDSLDALIVPVIEEMGKHFDWSTDEKVKQEEELRRVIAENDLSALKGQQED, from the coding sequence ATGGAATTTTCAAAAGAGACAAGACGTTTAGCTCTTCAAAAAATGCAAGAAAGAGATTTAGACCTATTGATTATTGGGGGAGGTATTACGGGTGCTGGTGTGGCGCTTCAGGCGGCAGCTAGTGGCCTAGATACCGGTCTGATTGAGATGCAAGATTTTGCGGAAGGAACCTCCAGTCGGTCGACCAAATTGGTTCATGGGGGACTTCGTTACTTGAAACAGTTTGACGTTGAAGTCGTCTCAGATACTGTTTCAGAACGTGCTGTCGTCCAACAGATTGCACCTCATATTCCTAAGCCAGATCCTATGCTATTACCTGTTTATGACGAACCTGGCAGCACCTTTAGCATGTTTCGTTTGAAGGTCGCTATGGATTTGTATGACCTTCTAGCAGGTGTGTCCAATACGCCGGCGGCCAACAAGGTGTTAACCAAGGAAGAAGTCTTAAAACGAGAACCAGATTTAAAACAAGAAGGCTTGCTTGGTGGTGGTGTTTACCTTGATTTCCGCAATAATGATGCAAGGCTTGTTATTGAGAATATTAAGCGTGCTAATCGTGATGGGGCTCTTATTGCTAGCCACGTGAAGGCAGAAGACTTCCTGTTAGATGATAAAGGTAACATTATCGGCGTTAAGGCGCGTGATTTATTAACAGGTCAAGAAATTATCATCAAGGCTAAATTGGTCATCAATACCACAGGACCATGGAGTGATGAGATTCGTCAATTCTCTCATAAGGGACAACCGATTCATCAAATGCGTCCTACAAAAGGAGTGCATTTGGTAGTGGACCGTCAAAAATTACCGGTGTCTCAACCTGTCTATGTTGACACAGGGTTAAATGACGGTCGTATGGTTTTTGTCTTGCCACGTGAAGAAAAAACTTATTTTGGGACAACCGATACAGATTACACTGGAGACTTGCAGCACCCACAAGTTACCCAAGAAGATGTGGACTATTTGTTAGAGATTGTCAATGACCGCTTCCCAAATGCTAACGTGACTATTAATGATATTGAAAGTAGTTGGGCTGGTCTTCGTCCCTTATTGTCAGGCAATAGTGCCTCTGATTACAATGGTGGCAATAGCGGTAAACTCAGCGATGACAGTTTTGACCACTTAATTGATACCGTTAAAGCCTATATTAACCATGAAGATAGTCGAGAAGCCGTCGAGAAAGCCATTAAACAGGTAGAAACCAGCACTTCTGAAAAAGAATTGGATCCTTCAGCGGTGTCTCGTGGTTCCAGTTTCGAGCGTGACGAGAATGGCCTCTTCACCTTGGCAGGAGGTAAGATTACGGATTACCGTAAGATGGCTGAAGGTGCTTTGAAAGTCATTATCCAAGTCTTAAAAGAAGATTTCGGCAAATCGTTTAAGCTTATCAATTCAACCACCTATCCAGTTTCTGGCGGTGAAATTAACCCAGCCAACGTGGATTCAGAATTGGAAGCTTATGCGCAATTAGGCACTCTTAGTGGACTGTCCATGGACGATGCTAGGTATTTGGCTAATCTGTATGGATCTAATGCGCCAAAAGTCTTTGCCTTAACTCGTCAATTAAAGGCCGCTGAAGGATTGAGTTTAGCAGAAACGTTATCCTTACACTATGCGATGGATTATGAAATGGCTCTTAAACCAACGGATTATTTCCTGAGAAGAACCAATCACCTCTTGTTTATGCGAGATAGTCTAGATGCTTTAATAGTGCCAGTTATTGAGGAAATGGGTAAACACTTTGACTGGTCAACTGATGAAAAAGTTAAGCAGGAAGAAGAGCTTCGTCGTGTGATTGCAGAAAATGATTTGAGTGCCCTAAAAGGCCAGCAGGAGGACTAA
- the glyQ gene encoding glycine--tRNA ligase subunit alpha produces MSKKLTFQEIILTLQQYWNDQGCMLMQAYDNEKGAGTMSPYTFLRAIGPEPWNAAYVEPSRRPADGRYGENPNRLYQHHQFQVVMKPSPSNIQELYLESLGKLGINPLEHDIRFVEDNWENPSTGSAGLGWEVWLDGMEITQFTYFQQVGGLATSPVTAEVTYGLERLASYIQEVDSVYDIEWAPGVKYGEIFLQPEYEHSKYSFEISDQDMLLENFEKFEKEAGRALEEGLVHPAYDYVLKCSHTFNLLDARGAVSVTERAGYIARIRNLARIVAKTFVAERKKLGFPLLDEKTRAALLAEDGE; encoded by the coding sequence ATGTCTAAAAAACTAACTTTTCAAGAAATCATCTTGACCTTACAACAATACTGGAATGATCAGGGGTGTATGCTCATGCAGGCTTATGATAATGAAAAGGGTGCTGGGACCATGAGCCCTTATACTTTCCTGCGTGCCATCGGTCCTGAGCCATGGAATGCGGCTTATGTAGAACCGTCACGCCGGCCGGCTGATGGTCGTTACGGGGAAAATCCAAATCGTCTTTACCAACACCATCAATTCCAAGTGGTCATGAAACCATCACCATCAAACATTCAAGAACTTTATCTTGAGTCTTTGGGAAAATTAGGTATCAATCCATTGGAACATGACATTCGCTTCGTTGAGGACAACTGGGAAAACCCGTCAACTGGTTCTGCGGGACTCGGTTGGGAAGTTTGGCTTGATGGGATGGAAATCACACAGTTCACTTATTTCCAACAGGTTGGTGGACTTGCGACTTCACCAGTAACAGCTGAAGTGACTTATGGTTTGGAGCGTTTGGCTTCTTACATTCAAGAAGTGGATTCGGTTTATGATATCGAATGGGCACCAGGTGTTAAATATGGTGAAATCTTCTTGCAACCTGAATATGAGCATTCAAAATACTCTTTTGAAATTTCAGACCAAGACATGCTCCTAGAAAACTTTGAGAAGTTTGAAAAAGAAGCAGGACGTGCTTTGGAAGAAGGTTTGGTTCACCCAGCCTATGATTACGTGCTTAAATGTTCGCATACCTTCAATCTGCTAGACGCTCGTGGAGCGGTATCTGTAACCGAACGGGCTGGCTACATCGCCCGTATCCGTAACTTAGCACGTATCGTTGCTAAGACCTTTGTTGCAGAACGCAAGAAGCTTGGCTTCCCACTCTTGGACGAAAAAACACGAGCAGCTTTACTAGCTGAAGATGGCGAATAA
- the glyS gene encoding glycine--tRNA ligase subunit beta, which produces MSKNLLIELGLEELPAYVVTPSEKQLGERLATFLTENRLSFEDIQTFSTPRRLAARVIGLANQQTDLTEDFKGPAKKIALDAAGNFSKAAQGFVRGKGLTTDAIEFREVKGEEYVYVTKHEAGKPAKEVLLGVAEVLAEMTFPVSMHWAKNSFEYIRPVHTFTVLLDDEALDLEFLDIHSGRVSRGHRFLGKETTITSADSYEDDLRSQFVIADAKERQEMIVDQIKAIEAAQGVQVDIDADLLNEVLNLVEFPTAFMGSFDAKYLDVPEEVLVTSMKNHQRYFVVRDQEGRLMPNFISVRNGNDQAIDNVIKGNEKVLVARLEDGEFFWREDQKLQVADLVAKLANVTFHEKIGSLAEHMDRTRVIAASLAKEANLSAEEEAAVDRAAQIYKFDLLTGMVGEFDELQGIMGEKYALLAGENPAVATAIREHYLPDAAEGVLPETKVGAVLALADKLDTLLSFFSVGLIPSGSNDPYALRRATQGIVRILEHFGWRIPMDKLVDSLYDLSFDSLNYANKVDVMNFIRARVDKMMGKAIPKDIREAVLESSTFVVPEILAAAEVLVNASHTENYKPAVESLSRAFNLAEKADASVRVDPSLFENDHEQALFAAIQSLSLEGSAENQVEQVFALSPVINDFFDNTMVMADDQAIKNNRLALLAVLVGKAKSIAAFNQLNTK; this is translated from the coding sequence ATGAGCAAAAATCTACTAATCGAACTAGGTCTGGAAGAACTTCCAGCCTACGTGGTCACACCAAGTGAAAAACAACTGGGAGAGCGCTTGGCGACTTTCTTAACAGAAAATCGTCTCTCTTTTGAAGATATACAAACCTTTTCAACACCACGTCGCTTGGCAGCGCGTGTGATTGGGCTTGCTAATCAACAAACAGACTTGACAGAGGATTTCAAAGGCCCTGCTAAAAAAATCGCCTTGGATGCGGCTGGCAACTTCTCAAAGGCGGCACAAGGTTTTGTTCGTGGTAAAGGTTTGACCACAGATGCTATCGAATTCCGCGAAGTCAAAGGAGAAGAATATGTTTATGTGACCAAACACGAAGCTGGAAAACCTGCTAAGGAAGTACTTCTAGGGGTTGCAGAAGTGTTGGCAGAGATGACCTTCCCGGTCAGCATGCACTGGGCTAAAAATAGTTTTGAATACATTCGTCCTGTTCACACCTTTACTGTACTCTTGGATGATGAAGCTCTGGACCTTGAGTTCTTGGATATCCATTCTGGACGCGTCAGCCGTGGTCACCGTTTCCTTGGAAAAGAGACAACGATCACCAGTGCTGACTCTTATGAGGATGATTTGCGCAGCCAGTTTGTTATTGCTGATGCTAAAGAGCGTCAAGAGATGATTGTGGATCAAATCAAGGCAATTGAGGCAGCTCAAGGAGTACAAGTGGATATTGATGCTGACTTGCTCAACGAGGTCTTGAACTTGGTCGAATTCCCAACGGCCTTTATGGGAAGTTTCGATGCGAAATACCTTGATGTTCCCGAGGAAGTGCTTGTGACATCAATGAAAAACCACCAACGCTATTTTGTCGTACGTGATCAAGAAGGTCGCTTGATGCCAAACTTTATTTCTGTTCGTAATGGTAACGACCAAGCCATTGACAATGTTATTAAAGGGAATGAAAAAGTCTTGGTGGCTCGCTTGGAAGATGGTGAATTCTTCTGGCGTGAAGACCAAAAATTACAGGTTGCTGACTTAGTAGCCAAGCTAGCTAACGTGACTTTCCATGAAAAAATTGGATCTCTTGCTGAACATATGGATCGTACACGCGTCATCGCAGCATCCCTCGCTAAAGAAGCTAACTTATCTGCTGAGGAAGAGGCAGCTGTTGACCGTGCTGCTCAAATTTACAAGTTTGACCTGTTAACAGGTATGGTGGGTGAATTTGACGAGCTGCAAGGTATTATGGGTGAAAAATATGCTTTATTAGCTGGTGAGAACCCTGCAGTGGCAACAGCAATTCGTGAACACTATTTGCCAGATGCTGCAGAAGGAGTTTTGCCTGAAACAAAAGTTGGTGCAGTCCTAGCTTTAGCAGATAAATTAGACACCCTTCTTTCCTTCTTCTCTGTTGGATTGATTCCATCTGGCTCTAATGATCCTTATGCTCTACGTCGTGCAACCCAAGGGATTGTCCGTATTCTTGAGCATTTTGGATGGCGCATCCCAATGGATAAGCTGGTAGATAGCTTATATGACTTGTCCTTTGATAGTTTGAACTATGCCAATAAGGTGGATGTGATGAATTTTATTCGAGCTCGTGTGGATAAGATGATGGGCAAAGCAATTCCAAAAGATATTCGTGAAGCAGTTTTAGAGAGTTCAACCTTTGTGGTTCCTGAAATATTAGCGGCAGCTGAAGTACTTGTGAACGCTAGTCATACAGAAAATTATAAACCAGCAGTTGAGTCCTTATCACGTGCCTTTAATTTGGCAGAGAAAGCGGACGCGTCTGTCCGTGTAGACCCTAGTCTCTTTGAGAATGACCACGAACAAGCTTTGTTTGCAGCTATTCAATCCCTGTCTTTAGAGGGAAGCGCCGAGAACCAAGTAGAACAAGTTTTCGCGCTTAGCCCTGTGATTAACGACTTCTTTGATAATACCATGGTTATGGCAGACGACCAGGCTATTAAAAACAATCGTTTAGCTCTCTTAGCTGTCTTGGTTGGCAAGGCCAAGAGTATTGCAGCATTTAATCAGTTAAACACCAAGTAA
- the glpK gene encoding glycerol kinase GlpK, producing the protein MSQEKYIMAIDQGTTSSRAIIFNKKGEKISSSQKEFPQIFPQAGWVEHNANQIWNSVQSVIAGAFIESSIKPEQIDAIGITNQRETTVVWDKKTGLPIYNAIVWQSRQTAPIAEQLKQDGHTAMIHEKTGLVIDAYFSATKIRWILDHVPGAQERAEKGELLFGTIDTWLVWKLTDGAVHVTDYSNAARTMIYNIKELKWDDEILDLLNIPKAMLPEVKSNSEVYGKTAPFHFYGGEVPISGMAGDQQAALFGQLAFEPGMVKNTYGTGSFIIMNTGDEMQLSSNNLLTTIGYGINGKVHYALEGSIFIAGSAIQWLRDGLKMIETSPESEQLALASTSDDEVYVVPAFTGLGAPYWDSNARGSVFGLTRGTSKEDFVKATLQSIAYQVRDVIDTMQVDSGIDIQQLRVDGGAAMNNMLMQFQADILGIDIARAKNLETTALGAAFLAGLAVGYWEDMDALKELNATGQLFKASMNESRKEKLYKGWKRAVKATQVFTQDDDAE; encoded by the coding sequence ATGTCACAAGAAAAGTACATCATGGCCATTGATCAGGGAACCACTAGTTCACGGGCAATCATTTTCAATAAAAAAGGAGAAAAGATTAGCAGTAGCCAGAAAGAGTTCCCACAAATTTTTCCACAGGCAGGTTGGGTAGAGCACAATGCCAATCAGATTTGGAATTCTGTCCAGTCTGTGATTGCTGGTGCTTTTATTGAATCCAGTATCAAGCCGGAACAAATTGATGCCATTGGTATTACAAACCAACGTGAGACAACTGTTGTTTGGGACAAAAAGACAGGTCTTCCGATTTATAACGCTATTGTGTGGCAGTCGCGCCAAACCGCTCCAATTGCTGAGCAACTCAAACAAGATGGCCACACCGCAATGATTCACGAAAAAACAGGGTTGGTTATTGATGCTTACTTTTCTGCAACTAAGATCCGTTGGATTTTAGACCATGTGCCAGGTGCTCAAGAACGAGCTGAAAAAGGTGAGTTACTTTTTGGAACCATTGATACTTGGTTGGTTTGGAAATTAACAGATGGAGCAGTTCATGTGACGGATTACTCCAATGCTGCCAGAACCATGATTTATAACATCAAAGAGCTCAAGTGGGACGATGAGATTCTTGACTTGCTAAATATTCCTAAGGCGATGCTGCCAGAAGTTAAATCCAATTCTGAAGTTTATGGCAAAACGGCTCCTTTCCATTTCTATGGTGGGGAAGTGCCTATTTCTGGTATGGCAGGTGACCAACAAGCAGCCCTATTTGGTCAGTTAGCCTTTGAACCTGGTATGGTGAAAAATACTTATGGAACCGGTTCATTCATCATCATGAATACTGGTGATGAGATGCAGCTATCGAGTAATAACCTTTTGACCACCATTGGTTACGGGATTAATGGGAAGGTTCACTATGCTTTAGAAGGCTCTATTTTTATTGCAGGCTCTGCCATTCAATGGTTGCGAGATGGTCTCAAAATGATTGAGACCTCACCAGAGTCTGAACAGCTGGCATTAGCATCTACCAGTGATGATGAAGTCTACGTTGTTCCTGCCTTTACCGGTTTAGGAGCTCCTTACTGGGATTCTAATGCGCGTGGATCTGTCTTTGGGTTGACACGTGGTACCAGCAAAGAAGACTTTGTCAAAGCAACCTTGCAATCTATCGCCTATCAAGTGCGAGATGTTATTGATACCATGCAGGTCGATTCAGGTATTGACATTCAACAACTCCGTGTGGATGGCGGTGCAGCCATGAATAATATGCTCATGCAATTCCAAGCTGATATTTTGGGGATTGACATCGCTCGTGCTAAAAATTTAGAAACAACAGCTCTAGGAGCAGCTTTCTTGGCAGGGCTTGCTGTGGGGTATTGGGAAGATATGGATGCTTTGAAGGAATTAAACGCCACTGGACAACTCTTCAAAGCTAGCATGAATGAATCTCGCAAGGAAAAATTATATAAAGGTTGGAAACGCGCTGTTAAAGCAACTCAAGTGTTCACGCAAGATGATGACGCAGAATAA
- a CDS encoding MIP/aquaporin family protein: MDIFGEFLGTALLVLLGNGVVAGVVLPKTKNHASGWIVIATGWGIAVAVAAFISGKIAPAHLNPAVSLAFAMKGTIAWPTAIVYSLAQMLGAMLGSVLVFLQFRPHYVAADNPADILGTFATGPAIRDNSSNLLSEIFGTFVLVLGILAFGLYDMPAGLGTLCVGLLVIGIGLSLGGTTGYAINPARDLGPRMIHAILPIKNKGDSAWSYAWIPIVGPMIGAALAVLLFQIMS, from the coding sequence ATGGATATTTTTGGCGAATTTTTAGGAACGGCTCTATTGGTTTTATTAGGGAATGGTGTCGTGGCAGGGGTTGTCCTACCCAAAACTAAAAACCATGCATCTGGGTGGATCGTTATTGCCACTGGATGGGGAATTGCAGTTGCTGTGGCAGCTTTTATCAGCGGGAAAATAGCTCCGGCTCATCTGAATCCTGCTGTCAGCCTTGCCTTTGCTATGAAGGGAACCATTGCTTGGCCAACAGCTATTGTTTATAGTCTGGCTCAGATGCTAGGTGCCATGCTGGGTTCAGTTCTGGTATTCCTTCAATTCCGACCACATTATGTCGCTGCAGATAATCCAGCTGATATTTTAGGAACTTTTGCAACAGGCCCAGCTATTCGAGATAATAGTTCAAACTTATTAAGTGAAATTTTTGGGACCTTTGTCCTTGTGCTTGGTATTTTAGCTTTTGGTCTGTACGATATGCCAGCAGGTTTAGGAACCCTTTGTGTGGGTCTCCTAGTAATTGGGATCGGCTTATCTTTAGGAGGAACGACAGGGTATGCGATTAATCCCGCTCGAGACCTTGGACCACGTATGATTCATGCTATCTTGCCCATAAAGAACAAGGGAGATTCTGCTTGGTCATATGCCTGGATTCCTATTGTGGGACCAATGATTGGAGCAGCTTTAGCGGTCTTGCTCTTCCAAATAATGTCTTAA
- a CDS encoding DUF896 family protein, protein MDPKKIARINELAKKKKTVGLTGPEKVEQAKLREEYIEGYRRSVRHHIEGIKLVDEEGNDVTPEKLRQVQREKGLHGRSLDDPRS, encoded by the coding sequence ATGGATCCTAAAAAAATCGCTCGTATCAATGAGCTTGCTAAAAAGAAAAAAACGGTAGGACTAACTGGTCCAGAAAAGGTGGAACAGGCAAAGCTACGTGAAGAATATATTGAAGGTTATCGTCGTTCTGTTAGACACCATATCGAAGGCATTAAACTTGTGGATGAAGAAGGCAATGACGTGACACCTGAAAAATTAAGACAAGTGCAACGCGAAAAAGGCTTGCATGGCCGTTCGCTAGATGACCCCAGATCATAA